The Bdellovibrio sp. GT3 genome contains the following window.
CCATTTGTTTGGCGATTTCACGAAGCAAGTGGGGCTGAGCTTCGAAGCGGTATTTATCAAAGTATTCGTTTGAGATTTGGCCAGAGCGAAGTTTGAATTCACCGGTCAGGTGAGCAATGTCATAGATTTTTTTTGCGAGTTCTGCGCGAGTCATGAAACCTCCGAGGGCAATACCTTCGGAAGAATACTTTGGAATTATTTAAGACTTTGTTCAAGCCAGTTTTTAAAAGAATCGTTGATTGATGCAACATTCAAAGCCATCACGCACGGAACGTCGTAGGGATGAAGCTCCAGCACGCGGGATTGCAGATTTTTGCCTGCGTCACGGCCTTCAATAGTTTTTAAGATAAGGATAAACTCGTTTGCAGTTTCTATTTTCCCTTCCCACCAGTACATCGAACTCATTCCGGGAATGATGTTCGCACAACTGATCAGTTTTTCCTGCAATAGAGTGCGCGCGATGTTTTCGGCGCTCTCTTTATTGGGACAGGGGATGTAATAGATTTGCATAAATAGGATTAGCTCTTACGAAGCTTTTGTTTGCGCAGCTGCCATTGTTCCAAAGCGAACTTACGCATGTCTTCCACGGAATCAAGCTCGTCGACGATTTCCACGCCCAACAATGTTTCCACGGCGTCTTCCAGACTCACCAGGCCGGCTACGATGCCGTATTCATCAACAGCAAGGGCAATGTGCTCTTTTTCTTTGATGAAATAATCCAACACCTGAGACACGGTCATGCGCTCGGGGATTGAGGAGATCGGAGTCACCAATTCGCCAACCAATTTTTCATGCAGATCGTTAGAAAGTGCTTCGTGAATTTTATAACGGAAAGTCATGCCGACCACATTATCCAAGCTGCCAGAGTAAACTGGAATACGGGAAAAACGCAGGGGCTTGTACTTAGTGAAAACTTCCTCAACTGTCAGGTCCTTATCCAATGCAAAGAACAC
Protein-coding sequences here:
- the cutA gene encoding divalent-cation tolerance protein CutA, whose protein sequence is MQIYYIPCPNKESAENIARTLLQEKLISCANIIPGMSSMYWWEGKIETANEFILILKTIEGRDAGKNLQSRVLELHPYDVPCVMALNVASINDSFKNWLEQSLK